A segment of the Trifolium pratense cultivar HEN17-A07 linkage group LG7, ARS_RC_1.1, whole genome shotgun sequence genome:
AGCGCTTCGAAGGCTTTGGAAGGCAcatttggttttggttttgtcagGAACTTGTCGAAAGCACAGAATCGAATCGAAAGGCTAGTTGGGCCAGGCCCAAAAGGAGCGGTAAAGGCCCAATAAacattggcgcgcgctgaaggaatggagatcgaaagtggagaacgtgggtcgacgtggcaaatcgAAGACCGTCTAGATGATCAAGAAGCAGTTACTACTTTGTCTTAGTATTTATagcagtttttcattcagaacaagggtcacaaaattttatacaaaactcTCTCTGAAATTCTGAGTACTCAGCGTTCGAACGAAAGGAATACCTGAgaagaaatgtatgttttgtgaaccatctatttgtaattgttttacattcaatgcaatttactttccAGCGATTTTCTTTAGTTTAATTTGAATACTTGTTTGAGAAACTACtgtttcgaggcgattcgaactaGTTTTTTCTTGTGTTACTTGAAAACGATTCAACTTTTAAGTGTTGGTTTTCCTCctaaaacgaacattcaaacatttttccaagtaaacaaaacacaaaattgtcctgagatttactagttggtctcgtgagtttaaatacttaaactagcggttgtttaccaaattttcaCGTAAACACCATCATTATCCGAAAACATCATTTTGTCATCATTAACCATCACATTTTGGACTTTGGATCTTCTTTTTGAATATTATTGACACCCTCTTaattctaaatataatttttgtcaaaacaaaaaactccgAATAGCTTCGCACATCTTCATCTTTACAGCTAAATTCGCAATTAAAAAATCTTTACGGATAAAATTCGTTTCATTTTCtacaattaatttttcttttcattttttttttgtcaagtagcctagtggctaaaaaatccaccttaaaggtgaataagtggagtctccgggattcgaaccccggctcctgcacatatagtgtgatgtccctgccaactgagttaagcaAATGGGGATTTTtcgtttcattttttattacaaaTCTTTTAACTTTCTTATAAAATTAAGTCTTTTTTATTATATACTATTatagttaataatttttatttattcagtCAACAAAGTTCACAATAAAATACTTATAAATCTACattgaaataaattttcttctaaattaatttataattttcaaaagCTATCACTTATTTTTGGAAAGGTCAAATACTAATTTTTATAAGAATTcaatttccataaaaaaaaattaacgtttataattattttcaacAATTAACTTATTTGCTttgtctaaaaaaataattcacttATTTGTTCAAAAATAAATCACTATAAATTCTTCGGTAcccttgatttttattttagggtAGTACTGgaatattgatatttttttaataggaaCATTCTTCTTTGCCTCAAATGTTGGACaatgtcaaattatttttttattggtggTTGAAGTCGATAAATGTTACTTTAGTCTCAAATTTTCATGGTTGATGGTCGACTCCATTGACTAATTGTTTTTCATTGATGCTTTTGTAAACCTTTGTGGTCTCTATTAGCACACCTTACCGAAGAAATCACTTattgtttctctttttttttattttagatatatatatatatatatatatatatatatatatatatataattcattttggcctcttaaaaaaaaatagtaaacatgtaaccaaaaaaaaagtagtaaacaataaagtaaattatttcattacaaaaaaatcaataaagtAATTATCGGAATATTTGTGAAATGTTCCAATCATAAAAACACATCGTTTCTTACAATTCACATTGCATCCCGACGTGAACGGCAAACAAAATTCAGTGGCATTAAAAAATCTACAAATTAATTTCCGTTTCATCATTTTCAATTCATTATTGcaaaatcatatataaaataatttctgAAGAATCCATCGCATGGCTGCATCATCatcaaaagagaagaaaaatacCAATGTCAATGGGGTGATTATAAGAGTATACGTAGAATCAGTGAAAACTCGTTCCACGAAGAAAACAAAATCACGCGAAAATCTTAGAAATGAAGAAACAATGCGATATGAACATGATCGTCGTGCTTTGCTTCTTGGTCGTTCTCGATATCTTAGAAAATCAGCTTCTGAAAAGGTTCCATTGAAGGTGCCATTCCCCATTGTTCAATCAAGCCCTAAAATTAAAAGCAAGGTAAGTTTTCTTGTGTTTTCTCTTCTCCTAAAATTTGGCTTGTAAGTTGAGGTAGTAAAGTGAGGGATGCGAAATTCTTGTGAACATAGTTCAGTTTTTAGGATGAGTTCGAACTCAGAATTCTCTTTTATTCACTTCAAGAGATAAATTCTCAACCACTAGGTTATTTGacaataaaaaatgagaaatgtGAAATGCGAGAGAGAAATAAGCATTAAAGAGTTTGATGAGTCCGAGGAGTCTAGTTAAATATTTGAGTCACTAAATGGAACTCTATTTATTTGAGAAATAGAGAGATATTGACTTAGAAGTGTGAGACTCTCGACATTTTCCTTATACCCAACTCTTAGGCTGAGTTTGAATTCTCCTCATTTCTCAAAACTTCATTTCCTCTATTacaatgatttatatgatattttgtcaaagaaaaaagtAGATAAAAGTTATAAATACACACGTTTTAAAAAATGGTGATATGAAATGTTTACACATTATTTGTTTACTCAAATACTTATATACTGAAACTATAGTAATTGAGATGattatttcttttaagaaatggAGAGGTTTATGTCCCATTTACTATTGTAATTGAGATGTTTATGTGTGTTACCCAACTAATCTTTAAAAGCTTTGATATCTAAAAATTTGAGTCCGACAAGACTCGACAAGTGAGAGATACATTTCActtatataaacatattttcagATTATATCTTATCAACCAGTTCGAATCTGCTCGTGCTCACCGTCAATGGAAACGGTTCCAAGCTTAACTATCCGGGGCAGAAATGAActcaaagagaaaaaagaagataacCAATACGAGAAGAGAAAGTCCAGTGAGAAATACTCTCCCCTTTTCCTGGTAACACATTGGA
Coding sequences within it:
- the LOC123896903 gene encoding uncharacterized protein LOC123896903, yielding MAASSSKEKKNTNVNGVIIRVYVESVKTRSTKKTKSRENLRNEETMRYEHDRRALLLGRSRYLRKSASEKVPLKVPFPIVQSSPKIKSKIISYQPVRICSCSPSMETVPSLTIRGRNELKEKKEDNQYEKRKSSEKYSPLFLDKMKKILRQLSCKEI